The proteins below come from a single Hyphomicrobium denitrificans ATCC 51888 genomic window:
- a CDS encoding GlsB/YeaQ/YmgE family stress response membrane protein: MPTLDQFIVWLVIGLIGGALAGSLSTWSKQGFGRAKNLALGLAGALIGGFLFRVLGVFPDLDKYSISLRDVIAAVIGSLIVLAAIWFYQRSALPRV, from the coding sequence ATGCCGACACTCGACCAGTTTATCGTCTGGCTTGTCATCGGTCTCATCGGTGGCGCCTTGGCCGGATCGCTCAGCACGTGGAGTAAACAGGGTTTCGGACGTGCGAAGAATCTCGCGCTCGGATTGGCCGGCGCTTTGATCGGCGGCTTTCTGTTCCGCGTCCTTGGCGTTTTTCCGGATCTCGATAAGTACTCGATTTCTTTGCGCGACGTGATTGCCGCGGTCATCGGCTCGCTCATCGTGCTGGCCGCAATCTGGTTTTACCAGCGATCGGCGCTGCCTCGAGTTTAG
- a CDS encoding HdeD family acid-resistance protein translates to MATRTYPPGTVLMRPMLDGLARNWWLILLRGICAIIFGLLTIMWPGLSLLTLVILYGVFALFDGGFAIGAAIMGDTPTPRWWLALVGVLGILAGAVTLAWPGITGLVLLYFIAGWAIAAGVFEIVGAIRLRKEIDGEWLLIASGVVSVLFGVLILMFPGAGALGLAFTIGIFALIYGFLLVGFSLRLRKHAEVRI, encoded by the coding sequence ATGGCAACACGCACATATCCTCCCGGCACCGTTCTTATGCGTCCCATGCTTGATGGCTTGGCTCGTAACTGGTGGCTCATTCTGTTGCGCGGCATCTGCGCCATCATCTTCGGGCTACTGACGATCATGTGGCCCGGACTGTCGCTTTTGACGCTCGTCATTCTCTACGGCGTGTTCGCTCTGTTCGACGGAGGCTTCGCGATCGGCGCCGCGATCATGGGCGATACGCCGACACCACGCTGGTGGCTGGCACTCGTCGGCGTGCTTGGCATTCTGGCCGGCGCAGTCACGTTAGCCTGGCCTGGCATTACAGGACTGGTGCTGCTCTACTTCATCGCCGGATGGGCGATCGCCGCGGGCGTGTTCGAAATCGTCGGCGCGATCCGGTTGCGCAAGGAAATCGATGGCGAATGGCTGTTGATCGCCAGCGGTGTCGTCTCGGTGCTGTTCGGTGTTCTGATCCTGATGTTCCCCGGCGCCGGCGCACTCGGCCTCGCCTTCACCATCGGCATCTTTGCGCTGATCTACGGCTTCCTGCTCGTCGGCTTCTCATTGCGTCTGCGCAAGCACGCCGAAGTCCGCATCTGA
- a CDS encoding HNH endonuclease — protein MDQKTLRELLDYDPNTGVFLWKISRSNRVKVGDVAGRTNNTGYKDISIDSRRYLQHRLAWLYETGAWPVAEIDHINGQKGDNRLANLREATRSENLYNRKKPPRNTSGLKGVCWRADRKKWFAQLRVNGNQINIGCYDTREEAYSAYLTVANQYHREFANF, from the coding sequence ATGGATCAGAAAACACTGAGAGAACTTCTCGACTACGATCCGAACACCGGCGTGTTCTTGTGGAAGATTTCGAGAAGCAATAGAGTCAAGGTCGGAGATGTCGCCGGAAGAACAAACAATACCGGCTACAAAGACATAAGTATTGATAGCAGACGCTATCTCCAACATCGGCTTGCTTGGCTTTACGAGACTGGAGCGTGGCCCGTTGCTGAGATCGACCATATCAATGGCCAGAAAGGCGACAATCGGCTTGCCAATCTTCGCGAGGCCACACGATCCGAAAACCTATATAACCGTAAAAAGCCCCCGAGAAATACATCTGGACTCAAAGGCGTTTGTTGGCGCGCCGATAGAAAGAAGTGGTTTGCGCAGCTACGAGTCAACGGTAATCAGATCAACATCGGTTGCTATGACACGAGAGAAGAGGCGTATTCGGCTTATTTGACAGTCGCCAACCAATACCATCGCGAGTTCGCAAACTTTTAG
- a CDS encoding TIGR02594 family protein yields the protein MTKWLDIAWEQEQSDVEEIAGPAANATIINYFAGVDRPDVKSDEIAWCAAFYFWCLKRAGADLTPIPKAERLLAYSATRFGTRIPEPRVGCGCIMKRTGGHHVTFVTKWTKTTITGVGGNQSNKVCEATFKRTADMVFIWPEIVTQKQVDQVSDIAATAKTIQADIAKTGISNTTNQLLPSLPDALPPHEQLAHSASALKSSLQTGFDFATFSYSKIWFVVAALSAYWVLRIAWNSNWIRKWRHEDAATGVQPLPVPVTEMEGAV from the coding sequence ATGACTAAATGGCTCGATATCGCATGGGAACAAGAGCAGTCGGACGTCGAAGAGATCGCTGGGCCGGCCGCAAATGCGACGATCATCAACTACTTCGCGGGCGTGGATCGGCCCGACGTTAAATCCGATGAGATCGCCTGGTGCGCAGCCTTTTATTTCTGGTGTCTGAAACGCGCGGGCGCCGATCTGACGCCTATCCCGAAGGCGGAACGATTGCTCGCGTACTCGGCGACAAGGTTCGGCACACGGATACCAGAACCTCGCGTCGGCTGCGGTTGCATTATGAAGCGGACCGGAGGCCATCACGTTACGTTCGTCACCAAGTGGACGAAGACGACGATAACCGGTGTCGGCGGGAACCAGTCGAACAAGGTTTGCGAGGCGACGTTCAAGCGAACCGCTGACATGGTGTTTATCTGGCCTGAGATCGTGACGCAGAAGCAAGTCGATCAGGTGTCGGATATCGCGGCGACGGCCAAGACAATTCAAGCCGACATAGCCAAGACGGGGATTTCGAATACAACCAATCAACTCTTGCCGTCTCTGCCAGATGCTTTGCCACCGCATGAGCAGTTAGCGCATTCGGCAAGCGCATTGAAATCGTCCCTTCAGACAGGGTTCGATTTCGCGACTTTCTCATATTCAAAAATCTGGTTCGTCGTTGCGGCGCTCAGCGCCTACTGGGTGCTGCGCATCGCCTGGAATTCGAATTGGATCAGGAAGTGGCGGCACGAAGACGCTGCGACTGGCGTGCAGCCGCTGCCGGTTCCCGTCACTGAGATGGAGGGAGCGGTCTGA